The following is a genomic window from Nitrospira sp..
ACGGACCCTCTAACGGTGCGTTTGAGCGTAATTGGAATGCTCTGGATCTCGGCAGCGCGGTCACGACCGGTGGGGGCGATGTTTTGTTGCGGACGGGAGCTCCCTACAGCTCAGGTGCCCGAGGGGTTGGGTTGATAAGCAATGCGACTATCAACGCGGGGAGCGGCCAGGTCACCGTGATCGGCGACCAGATTGCGGGCGGGTCCAACAAGCTCACGCTGAACAGCACGGGACGGTTCACCTGGGCACCGGAGGGGGGTGATTTTGGCGGCGCCTTCACCTGGAGCGGCAGCACGTCAGGCGGCAATTTTACCGGCACCGGTTCGGCGGCCAATTTGATCGTCAACGGCATTGCGAATCTGAGTGGGCTGACGCTTGGCCGCTACACAGGAACCGGACTCGCCGGCGATACGGTGCTCACAGGCATCACCAACAGTAACGACATCACGATCGGCAGCGCCACGACGATTGCCGGCCCGATTAGCCTGTACGGTGGTGATATCACCGTGAACGCCAATCTGACCAGCACCGCGAATGGGACGGGAAACCTGCTGCTTAAGGCGCTTGGGAATATTACCTTGGCGGCCGGCACGACGCTCCAAACCAACAATAGCGCCTTGACGGTCTGGAGCGATTCGGATGCCAACTCCAACGGGCATATCCTGCTCGGTAATTCGGTGACCCTCAACAGTGCGAATGGGTTGACCAGTCAAGCCACCGGTGGCGGGCATCTCACACTGGGCGGCGGCGCGGATGCCGATGGCCGCCCCGATGGACCGGCGTTCAGCACCACGGTGCACGGTATTCAGATCGGTACGACCAACGCGAGCGTGAGTGCGCTGTACTCCGGAGGCGGCGACATCCGGCTCAAGGGGCGCACCAGTACGACATCCGGCGCGGATGCCTATCATGGAATTGGGGTCTTTGGTGCGTTGACGGCCCATAGTGGGGAGGGGGCTGTCGCTATCGACGGTCAGAGCGCCGATTCCTATGGAGTGGAATTTAGCCGAGGGTTTGGGTCTGGAACGGGGCTCTCCATTACGTCGAGCAAGTCGAGCGGCACCGCGATTTCGGTGAACGGGACGACGAGTGCGGCGGCGCATGGCCTGGTCTTTGATGATAACTCGACCAAGCTTCTTCAGGCCACGGGCGGCGGCGATATTGCGATCGCCGGAGCGGGGACTGGATCGAATTATGGCGTGTGGCTGCAGAACACGAACGTGCTGGCCAATACGGGGGACATACTCGTCAATGGCCAATCGGGAGGGCTCATAATCAATGGGTCGACTCTTGGGAAGAAAGCGGGTACTGCGGTCACTAGCAGCTCGAGCGATATCACTCTCACCGGGGACACCGTGGCCACGAGTTCTGCGAGTGCCATTGACACCACTGGGGCCTTGACCGTCCAACCGTTCGGCACCAGTTTTTCTTCGGCGCTGACCTGGCCGCTCTCTGGTTGGACGGTGGCGAACACGATCAGCGGCTTGACACTCGGTAAGAGTGGCAATACGGCCGACCTCACGATCGGCAGTGCCACGAGCGTGGCCGGGCCAATCATGTTGTACGGTGGCACGGTTACATTGAACGCGGGCCTCACCACC
Proteins encoded in this region:
- a CDS encoding hypothetical protein (Evidence 5 : Unknown function; MaGe:77311071), which codes for MLALVVVRPAFNVTVPPYNMIGPATLVALPIVRSAVLPLLPSVKPLIVFATVQPESGQVSAEEKLVPNGWTVKAPVVSMALAELVATVSPVRVISLELLVTAVPAFFPRVDPLIMSPPDWPLTSMSPVLASTFVFCSHTP